The DNA segment CTATGCCTCGTCTCAGAAAAGCCTTCTTTTTTGTAGTAACCATGATGCCACAGAAAATGCAGCAATTATGGACTCACTACTGGGATGCTGCAAAGCCAGTGATGTAAATCCTCGCGAATGGCTTACGGATGTATTTTCTAAGATGGCGTTATACAACAGTAGTTATGATTTAGACTTGGCTGATCTTTTACCGCACAATTGGAAAAAGTCTAATAGTTGTCAGAATATTCCAAAAAACACCCACTAATTTCGATTAATTCCAAAAGATTCCAGTAAAACTTAGAGAATTCCAACGCTCCAATCGACATCCGGATTGGAGCATTTTTTTACTTTTGCAATATGTAGCAGACCGCATATTTACGGATTATACACCTGCAAAATTGTTTAAGAACCATTACATCCGTTACAAGTTTATTACCAAAGAGGACGAGAAAGCCGATCAAAAGCAAGTAATTGCTCCTTTAAACAGACCTCTTCATAAATGCATCGCTAGTGCCAATCTACTGGGAATGATCTTTACCAATAAATACCTCTACCACTTACCGATTTACCGCACCCGCCAGATGCTCATCCAAATGGGAGTTACCATTCCGGACTCCACGCTGGAATCATGGATAAAACTTGGAGCCAATTTATTGCGACCTTTATACGTGGTACATCGATTACATGTTTTCAGGGAAATTTATCAGATGATCGATGAATCACCAATAAAAGTGCAGGATCGCAACAAAAAAGGAACGTGTCATCAGGGGTACATGTGGGTTCGGTATGCCCCATTGTCAAAAAGCGTCCTGTTTGAGTACTACAAGAGCCGATCGGCCAATGGCCCCATCGACGACTTGAGTTCGTTCCGTGGATTTGTTCAAACCGACGGTTATAGTGGCTATACCTTTTTGGCAAAAAAAGCAGGACTGACTCATTTATCATGCTGGGCACATGCCAGACGGTATTTTGATGCCGCACTGAAGAACGATCAGGAACGGGCCTCGCACGTGCTAAGCCTCATTCAGCTTCTCTATGCCATTGAGGCCATTGCACGGGAACAAAATCTATCCCATGAGCAACGGCATGCTCTGCGGCTGGAAAAAGCTCTGCCTGTAATTAACGAAATT comes from the Saccharicrinis fermentans DSM 9555 = JCM 21142 genome and includes:
- a CDS encoding transposase domain-containing protein gives rise to the protein MDSLLGCCKASDVNPREWLTDVFSKMALYNSSYDLDLADLLPHNWKKSNSCQNIPKNTH